In Gopherus evgoodei ecotype Sinaloan lineage chromosome 21, rGopEvg1_v1.p, whole genome shotgun sequence, a single window of DNA contains:
- the LOC115637816 gene encoding olfactory receptor 10AG1-like yields the protein MAYDHNVAICSPLCYTMIMNKKVCVLLAATSWAIGIPAQVAKTSLIFILPFCSSREINHFFCDPAPLLLLACADTSMNETLTYIMVSFFGMVPFALILLSYIWIIAIILMMPSAEGKRKTFPTCSSHLIIVALFYGSGILLYLQPRSSEFPDGSKLISLFYTVLHAMLNPFIYSLRNRDIHRALKRNMWNKIVPR from the coding sequence ATGGCCTATGATCACAACGTGGCAATATGCAGCCCCCTGTGTTATACCATGATAATGAACAAGAAGGTGTGTGTCCTgctggcagccacttcctgggCTATCggcatcccagcccaggtagcGAAGACCAGTTTGATATTCATCTTACCCTTCTGTAGCTCCAGAGAgatcaaccatttcttctgtgacccagcccctctgctgctgctggcctgtgCTGACACCTCCATGAATGAAACCTTGACTTACATCATGGTCTCTTTCTTTGGAATGGTGCCCTTTGCCCTGATCCTGTTGTCCTACATCTGGATCATTGCCATCATTCTCATGATGCCATCAGCTGAGGGCAAGAGGAAAACCTTCCCCACCTGTTCCTCCCACCTCATCATTGTGGCTTTATTCTATGGTTCTGGCATCCTCCTTTATTTACAACCCAGATCCAGTGAATTTCCAGATGGCAGTAAACTTATCTCcctgttttacactgttttgcatGCCATGTTGAACCCTtttatctacagcctgaggaacagggatatccacagggccctgaagAGAAATATGTGGAACAAAATAGTTCCTCGCTAG